GTAAAAAGACCTGAAGCAAAAGCATCTGCGCCAGCTGTCATATCAACGATAATATATTCATCTTGATTATCAATAAAATGATTTAAAATTATTTCCACTAAGCCAGTTTTGGAATGATAACACTTAACTCCTATATCATCATCTTCAAAATCACCAGTATCCGCAAAATAAAGGCTGCCTGATTTTACAGTAAAATTATTTAAAAAACCAAAATCTTTTTTAAAAGAAATTAATTGTGAACCTCTCCCTGGTGGAGTGGTTTTAATCATCAGATCAGACGATTTAATAAAGAGATTTTCTCCTCTGAAGAAATTCTTTAGCTCTTCGGCTCGTTCAAATAAAGGCTGGGAAACTTGTTCTTCTAGTCTCAGTAATTTCCCCAACTGCTGATTAATATCAGCGTCAATGACCAAAACCGGTAAAGACTTAGAAGATAAAAATTTAGCAAAAAGATAAGAAAAAGTTGTCTTGCCAGACCCACCCTTACCAACAAAAGCAATTCTCATATAATATTAAAAAATTAATACTTATATAATACGCAACTAAGTTGTCTATATTTTAAGCATGTTTACAGGCCCTCTTATCTAATAAAAGGACCTATAAACCTTAATAAATAACGCTAATTAATGTCCGTATTCAAAAATCTCCAGATGACCGAAAATTAAGAATAAACCGATCATCACCGCTGCCCCAATTACCAAATAAAGGGTCTTAAAGGCTTTCTCCTGTGAAGGGTTAAGTCCTTCGCTAGTTACTCTTAGGTAAACTTCTTTAAGCAACAAGAAGCTAACATATGTTAAGGAGCCGGCTGCTAAAGCTCCCCCAGCTTGAACCACTTCTTCGGAGAATTGTAAAAGAGTGGTTAAGAAGCCGGCTATAATAATTGTTCCAAAGGTATAGATAATCTTTACCCAAGCAATTTTTCTACTATCTCCCTGTCGACGTAGAAATTGGTAACCAATGACTTTATGAATAACATCATGCAGCATAATACCCAAAGCTACTAAAAGTCCGAACTCCCAACTTACCATAATCGCCAAACCAATAATAAAACCATCGGTAATGTTATGAATATGCAAAAAGGTTAGGAACTGATTACCCAAACCCTTAACCGGAGTTAAAAACTTATGCAAAAGATACTGAAAGACAATACCAAAGATAATGAAAAGAATAATCATCATTAAAGAGATTTCTCTTTCTTCAAAGATCTCAGGCACAGTATGAAAAAGCAAATTAGCCACCACCATACCCACTAAGAAGGACATAAGGTAACGCCAATTATTTTTAGGTGTTGTTTCCATAGGATTAAATAAAATTAAAAGTTAAAGTTATTAATTAATAATAAATGAATAATAATTAAGCGCACGACTTCTGGCATAATCTACATAAACCGAAAAACTCCAGACTGTGCTTTTCTATAACAAAATTAGTTTCTTTCATAATCTTTTTTTCTAAAAGACAAACATCTCCTTCAGCGTAAACATCTTCAACAATTTTACAAGAACGACAAACCAAGTGATGGTGATGCGGCAGCCCGGCAATCTCGTAATATGTTTTATCATCATCAAAATAAATATCAACGATAACGCCTTGCTTTAGTAAAAAATTAAGCTCACGGTACACGGTAGTCTTATTAACCTCAATTCCCTTTTTTTTCAAATAAACCAAGAGTTCAACCGCATCAATGGGCTTTTTAAGTTTATTTAAATAACCGATCAGCTCTTGTCTGACCTTGGTTTTTTTATAACCACGCTCGCTTAACTCATGGATAATCTCAGCACTGGATTTATTATTAGTTACTGTCATATTGACTTATTAACACCTTACTTAAATTATCTAACCAGTATAAGCAACTTAGTTGCGTTTGTCAATAGATAGTTTTAAAGCTTATATTGAATAAAAAGAATACGCCAACCGGGTGGCGTATTTAAGTTAAAAATATACAAGATTAATTTATGTAATTAATCTTTAAAACAAAAATTAGAAGATAAATGTCTTTTAGAGTTAGAGATATAATGTAATATATATTTAATCAATTAAACCAAGTGTATATATACTCTCTTGCTCTTCTGTTGTCACTACCCTTTGATATATACGAAACTCACTAATATGTCCGTTAAACATATATGTTGTGCTATGCCCCCAACCAATTCTAATAGGATTAGCGGATGATTGAAAAGGAGTTGTTCTATTTGCCTCTAATACCTGCACTCCATTAACATATAATCTTTGTTTACCTTCAGCTTGGCTGTATGTATAACCAATCAGCATCCATTCATTTGTATTAATGACACTGCCTGAAGTATTAGTTCCTCCAATACTGGAATTCTGTAAGTAGAGAGGTCTAGAACTTCCCGCACCATTAACCATAATGCGACCTGGATCATGACCGTTTCCATTCCAAAATATTCCCGAATAACCTCCAGAATGATTCCCATTCCATTTTATCCAAGCTAAAATTGAAACCTCAGTTAACCCACCCATAGGAATTAAACCAACATTAACACTTTCACTAACATTTCCTGAGAACAATAAAGAGTGCCCATTCCCCGAAGGAGTGTCGGTTGACCAGAGTGACTGAGTATCAATATTAATAGTTCCATGACGTTCATTGCCACTCGTGTCAAAAGCTGTACTACCACTCCCTTCATTAAACTGCCACCAACCAATTAAACCAGAGTTGCCTATGCCTCCTTGGGGGCTAGCTGTATGTATACCGGCTTTAAGAGAACCAATATCTGAGCCCAAACAAAAACCAATAGCGTATGATGCACCATTTAGATTAACAACATATGAATATTCACTATCCGGACAATCCCCATCAGTTCTTGGGGTTGGGTTATTGGGTACTTTACTCATATATACTACTCCACCTTGTTCTAGGGGTTGTCCTGGGGTAATAGAAGCGGGATATGAGTTATTATCTGCAAAATATAACTCTAGAGCATTAGCCATAGCTTTTAGATCATTTAGTCTTTTAGCGTCTCTGGCACTAGTTCTAGAGTTACCTAGGGCTACTACTACTAGAGTAGATAATATACCTATAATAGCTATAACCACTAATAATTCTATTAGGGTGAAGGCTTTATGAGTCTGATTTATAGATTTTTTATAACTCAAATAAGTCATGTAATGACATCTTATAATAATATCATTATTATAGCATTTATAATGCTAGCTCGCAATAAAAAAGTGGTTGACTTTAAGAAAATATCGAAATTATAGGTAGGATGACATAAGAATAAACACCTCAACTAGTTGAGGTGTTTGATTGCTCAGTAAAATAAAGGCTTAAAATGACTAGGCCTCAATAAAATTAACAGTAAAAGAATACATACCGCCC
This genomic window from Patescibacteria group bacterium contains:
- a CDS encoding AAA family ATPase, whose amino-acid sequence is MRIAFVGKGGSGKTTFSYLFAKFLSSKSLPVLVIDADINQQLGKLLRLEEQVSQPLFERAEELKNFFRGENLFIKSSDLMIKTTPPGRGSQLISFKKDFGFLNNFTVKSGSLYFADTGDFEDDDIGVKCYHSKTGLVEIILNHFIDNQDEYIIVDMTAGADAFASGLFTKFDLTVFIAESTEQSLAVYRQYEKYAHLYNVPLAVVVNKVEDSEDRLFAEKNIDNILAFFPRSIMVKKMERGEAIKINELEKDNQEVLEVIKDKLDERVKDWELFYKQSIYFHQKNCLSWANDSLGKDLTEQIDPEFDLTQEVSRMTAGY
- a CDS encoding ZIP family metal transporter; this encodes METTPKNNWRYLMSFLVGMVVANLLFHTVPEIFEEREISLMMIILFIIFGIVFQYLLHKFLTPVKGLGNQFLTFLHIHNITDGFIIGLAIMVSWEFGLLVALGIMLHDVIHKVIGYQFLRRQGDSRKIAWVKIIYTFGTIIIAGFLTTLLQFSEEVVQAGGALAAGSLTYVSFLLLKEVYLRVTSEGLNPSQEKAFKTLYLVIGAAVMIGLFLIFGHLEIFEYGH
- a CDS encoding transcriptional repressor, producing MTVTNNKSSAEIIHELSERGYKKTKVRQELIGYLNKLKKPIDAVELLVYLKKKGIEVNKTTVYRELNFLLKQGVIVDIYFDDDKTYYEIAGLPHHHHLVCRSCKIVEDVYAEGDVCLLEKKIMKETNFVIEKHSLEFFGLCRLCQKSCA
- a CDS encoding prepilin-type N-terminal cleavage/methylation domain-containing protein produces the protein MSYKKSINQTHKAFTLIELLVVIAIIGILSTLVVVALGNSRTSARDAKRLNDLKAMANALELYFADNNSYPASITPGQPLEQGGVVYMSKVPNNPTPRTDGDCPDSEYSYVVNLNGASYAIGFCLGSDIGSLKAGIHTASPQGGIGNSGLIGWWQFNEGSGSTAFDTSGNERHGTINIDTQSLWSTDTPSGNGHSLLFSGNVSESVNVGLIPMGGLTEVSILAWIKWNGNHSGGYSGIFWNGNGHDPGRIMVNGAGSSRPLYLQNSSIGGTNTSGSVINTNEWMLIGYTYSQAEGKQRLYVNGVQVLEANRTTPFQSSANPIRIGWGHSTTYMFNGHISEFRIYQRVVTTEEQESIYTLGLID